Proteins encoded within one genomic window of Pedobacter africanus:
- a CDS encoding agmatine deiminase family protein → MTAINFSDTPKKTGYSFPAEWAEHEATWLSWPHKEASWPGKIETIYEPYCAFIKAIAEGEKVRINVRDEAMKADAIAHLQKVGAHLSQVEFYFNESNDAWCRDHGPAFVLKGKEKAVVDWGYNAWGGKYPPFDLDDVIPTKIAKHFNLPLFTPDIVMEGGSVEFNGAGTILTTTACLLNENRNPHLTKEQIEQYLLEFYGAEQVLWLGDGIVGDDTDGHIDDITRFVNEDTVLTVVESNPLDENYLLLQENLEALKAMRLLNGKALNIVELPMPSPVIHEDTRLPASYANFYIANAAVVVPTFRDVNDEKALEIIQGVFPDRKVVGIDSTDIIWGLGSFHCLSQQEPAIKK, encoded by the coding sequence TTGACAGCGATAAATTTTTCAGATACCCCCAAAAAAACAGGATATAGTTTTCCTGCCGAGTGGGCAGAACACGAGGCCACCTGGCTGAGCTGGCCACATAAAGAAGCCTCCTGGCCTGGAAAGATTGAGACGATCTACGAACCTTACTGTGCCTTTATAAAGGCGATAGCTGAAGGCGAAAAAGTGCGTATCAATGTACGAGATGAAGCCATGAAAGCCGATGCGATAGCACATCTGCAAAAGGTAGGTGCACATTTAAGCCAGGTTGAGTTTTATTTTAATGAAAGCAATGACGCCTGGTGCCGTGACCATGGCCCTGCATTTGTATTGAAAGGTAAGGAAAAGGCAGTGGTTGATTGGGGGTATAATGCCTGGGGAGGTAAGTATCCGCCATTTGACCTGGATGATGTGATTCCCACTAAAATTGCTAAACATTTTAACCTGCCTTTGTTTACCCCCGATATAGTTATGGAAGGAGGCTCGGTAGAGTTTAACGGTGCGGGCACCATTTTAACAACCACGGCCTGCCTGCTGAACGAAAACAGGAACCCGCATCTGACCAAGGAACAGATAGAGCAGTACCTGCTCGAATTTTATGGTGCAGAACAGGTTTTGTGGCTTGGAGATGGAATTGTAGGCGATGATACAGATGGGCATATAGATGACATTACCCGTTTTGTGAACGAAGACACCGTTTTAACAGTTGTAGAAAGTAATCCGCTGGACGAAAACTATCTGCTGCTGCAGGAAAACCTGGAGGCCCTGAAAGCAATGCGCCTACTGAATGGCAAAGCACTGAATATTGTTGAATTGCCTATGCCTTCACCGGTAATTCATGAAGATACCCGCCTGCCGGCTTCCTATGCAAACTTTTACATTGCAAATGCAGCTGTTGTAGTGCCTACCTTTAGAGATGTGAACGATGAAAAGGCATTAGAGATTATTCAAGGCGTGTTTCCCGACAGGAAAGTTGTGGGGATTGATTCGACAGATATCATCTGGGGATTGGGCAGTTTTCATTGCCTGAGCCAGCAGGAACCGGCAATAAAGAAGTAA
- the bla gene encoding BlaB/IND/MUS family subclass B1 metallo-beta-lactamase produces MRISLLTCLLLLFLVFSVYAQKLEIIPVNKRLCVYTTYHSYKGETVSANALYLITRKGVVLFDTPWDQTQNQPLLDSIEKKHRLKVIMVFATHSHEDRAGGFGFFNRKGIPTYASEQTNAILKAENKPLASNAFKKGAKFDIGGEKFQLDYFGAGHTKDNLVVWFPEYKVLDGGCLIKSAAVTDLGFVGDADLTAWPKTILAIKNNYKMIRLVVAGHDSWQAPGALDHTLELLKKNNL; encoded by the coding sequence ATGAGGATTAGCCTGCTGACTTGCCTGCTGCTGTTATTTCTGGTTTTTTCTGTATACGCACAAAAGCTGGAAATCATACCTGTAAATAAGCGGCTGTGTGTGTATACCACATACCATAGCTATAAAGGCGAAACGGTCTCGGCTAATGCCCTATATCTGATTACCAGGAAGGGCGTGGTTTTATTTGATACACCTTGGGACCAGACGCAAAACCAACCGTTATTGGATTCTATAGAAAAGAAGCATCGTTTAAAGGTGATCATGGTTTTTGCAACGCATTCTCATGAAGACCGTGCCGGTGGATTTGGGTTTTTTAACCGGAAAGGGATCCCGACCTATGCTTCGGAGCAAACCAATGCCATCTTAAAGGCCGAAAACAAACCTCTTGCTTCAAATGCTTTTAAAAAGGGAGCAAAGTTTGATATTGGTGGTGAAAAATTTCAGCTTGATTATTTTGGTGCAGGTCATACAAAAGACAATCTGGTGGTCTGGTTTCCGGAATATAAAGTGCTGGATGGTGGCTGTTTAATTAAAAGTGCAGCTGTAACGGATCTGGGGTTTGTTGGCGATGCTGACCTGACTGCATGGCCGAAAACGATCCTGGCGATAAAAAACAATTATAAAATGATCCGTCTCGTGGTTGCAGGGCACGATAGCTGGCAAGCTCCAGGAGCTTTGGATCATACTTTGGAACTACTTAAAAAAAATAACCTTTGA
- a CDS encoding carbon-nitrogen hydrolase, with protein MAKVQVGLVQMSCTADKQENLDKAILKVREAAAKGAQIVCLQELFTSLYFCDVEDYDNFDLAEAIPGPSTDALQVVAKELGVVIIASLFEKRAEGLYHNTTAVLDADGAYLGKYRKMHIPDDPAYYEKFYFTPGDLGYKVFQTKFAKIGILICWDQWYPEASRITALMGADILFYPTAIGWATDQDEETNKDQYNAWQTIQRSHAVANGVPVVSVNRVGFEQDGAMKFWGGSFATNAQGRILYLASHENEETEVVTLDLSESDFFRKHWPFLRDRRIDSYQPITKRYIDED; from the coding sequence ATGGCTAAAGTACAGGTAGGACTGGTGCAGATGAGCTGCACCGCTGATAAACAGGAAAATTTAGATAAGGCGATTTTAAAAGTCAGGGAAGCTGCAGCAAAAGGTGCTCAGATTGTGTGCCTGCAGGAGCTTTTTACTTCATTGTATTTTTGTGATGTTGAAGATTATGATAACTTCGATCTGGCAGAGGCCATTCCTGGTCCTTCAACCGATGCTTTGCAGGTTGTGGCAAAAGAACTTGGAGTCGTAATTATTGCTTCTTTATTTGAAAAACGTGCTGAAGGGTTATACCACAATACCACAGCGGTATTGGATGCGGATGGTGCCTATCTGGGTAAATACCGCAAAATGCACATTCCTGATGATCCTGCCTATTACGAAAAATTCTATTTTACTCCAGGCGACCTGGGTTATAAGGTGTTTCAGACCAAATTTGCAAAAATTGGTATCCTGATCTGCTGGGACCAGTGGTATCCTGAAGCATCGCGTATTACTGCACTGATGGGTGCGGATATCTTGTTCTATCCAACAGCTATTGGCTGGGCAACGGATCAGGATGAGGAAACAAACAAAGATCAATATAACGCCTGGCAAACCATTCAGCGTTCGCATGCAGTGGCCAATGGTGTCCCGGTTGTAAGCGTTAACCGTGTAGGTTTTGAGCAGGACGGTGCCATGAAATTCTGGGGAGGCAGCTTTGCCACAAATGCCCAGGGGAGGATCCTTTACCTGGCTTCGCATGAAAATGAAGAAACAGAAGTGGTTACGTTAGACCTGTCTGAATCAGATTTCTTTCGTAAGCACTGGCCTTTCCTGAGAGACCGCAGAATAGACTCTTATCAGCCAATTACAAAAAGGTATATTGATGAGGATTAG
- a CDS encoding cysteine-rich CWC family protein, whose product MAKHEIIPCERCGTPIECKANSYTKCQCSVVQLNLNEVQYISELYEGCLCAKCLFELQQEYKESIAS is encoded by the coding sequence ATGGCGAAACATGAAATTATACCTTGCGAACGTTGTGGCACTCCCATAGAGTGCAAGGCCAATTCGTATACCAAATGCCAGTGCAGCGTGGTTCAGTTAAACCTGAACGAAGTACAATATATCAGCGAGCTTTATGAAGGCTGTTTGTGTGCAAAATGCCTGTTTGAACTGCAGCAGGAGTACAAGGAAAGTATTGCCTCTTGA